The following coding sequences lie in one Kamptonema formosum PCC 6407 genomic window:
- a CDS encoding zinc-dependent alcohol dehydrogenase codes for MLAAVLYGQEDLRLETVADPSPAAGEVVIRVATATTCGTDLKVWRRGGHAKMLRPPTLFGHEAAGQIVAIGEGVKGWEIGDRVVANNSAPCMKCFFCQREEYSLCPHLTWNNGTFAEYLKIPAPIVEHNLLPIPNDLPEALASMTEPLACVLHGIARSNVKEGDRILVLGDGAIGLMFVAVLGQLKEEGRRKKEEGRGKEENGNFVFPDGEVFLFGGNNNRLEIGKQLGAAKVFNYHQITDISAVVKELTDGWGADTVIECTGVPSVWETAIACARPGATVNLFGGCPKDTAIALSTEQLHYSELTLKGVFHNTPKYVREALSLLATRRIPFELFVSDRQPLKDLEQVFQDMRDRKVIKVAIEPNC; via the coding sequence ATGCTCGCAGCGGTACTTTACGGTCAAGAAGATTTACGGCTAGAAACGGTTGCTGACCCCTCACCAGCGGCGGGTGAAGTCGTAATCCGAGTAGCGACGGCGACAACTTGCGGCACAGATTTGAAGGTTTGGCGGCGGGGAGGACACGCGAAAATGCTACGGCCTCCAACGCTATTTGGTCACGAAGCGGCGGGGCAAATAGTGGCAATTGGAGAAGGTGTGAAAGGTTGGGAGATAGGCGATCGCGTGGTTGCTAATAATTCTGCTCCCTGCATGAAATGTTTCTTTTGTCAACGCGAAGAATATTCTCTCTGTCCGCATTTGACGTGGAATAATGGCACTTTTGCAGAGTATTTAAAGATTCCAGCCCCAATTGTCGAGCATAATTTGCTACCAATTCCTAATGATTTACCGGAGGCTTTAGCCTCAATGACTGAACCTTTAGCCTGCGTATTACACGGGATTGCTAGGTCAAATGTGAAAGAAGGCGATCGCATTTTAGTCTTAGGAGATGGAGCAATTGGACTGATGTTTGTGGCGGTACTCGGTCAGTTGAAGGAAGAGGGAAGAAGGAAGAAGGAAGAAGGAAGAGGGAAGGAAGAAAACGGAAATTTTGTATTTCCTGATGGGGAAGTTTTCTTATTTGGTGGTAACAATAATCGGCTGGAAATTGGCAAACAATTAGGTGCAGCGAAGGTGTTTAATTATCACCAGATAACGGATATATCTGCGGTGGTGAAAGAATTAACAGATGGTTGGGGTGCAGATACGGTAATTGAATGTACAGGTGTCCCTTCTGTTTGGGAAACTGCGATCGCTTGTGCTCGTCCGGGTGCAACTGTAAATTTATTTGGTGGTTGTCCTAAAGATACAGCGATCGCATTAAGTACAGAGCAATTACACTATAGTGAATTAACGCTAAAAGGAGTTTTTCACAATACGCCAAAATACGTTAGAGAGGCATTATCTCTATTAGCAACGCGGAGGATTCCATTTGAATTATTTGTGAGCGATCGTCAGCCTTTAAAAGATTTAGAACAAGTATTTCAAGATATGCGCGATCGCAAAGTAATCAAAGTAGCAATTGAACCTAATTGTTAA
- a CDS encoding MDR/zinc-dependent alcohol dehydrogenase-like family protein: protein MKGLWLENKQLQLCTNLPIPEPPPGEALVRVLRAGICNTDLELLRGYYPYRGILGHEFVGIVERGPADLVNKRVVGEINAACGKCRFCLSEQPTHCENRTVLGIVNRNGAFAEYLTLPVANLHPVPDSVSTDAATFTEPVAAALEIQQQVPISPEDKVLVVGDGKLGQLVAQTIALTGCELLVIGRHREKLGNLEDRGIKTGFADAVKDRYFDISIECTGNPEGFAIARRALRPRGTLVLKSTYAGALSFDASALVVDEITLIGSRCGPFKPALQLLAQNQVDVKHLIHSRYPLDEGLVAFEKAQSPGVLKVLLEIE, encoded by the coding sequence ATGAAAGGACTGTGGCTAGAAAACAAGCAACTGCAACTTTGCACCAACCTCCCCATCCCAGAACCGCCACCCGGAGAAGCCTTAGTACGAGTTTTGCGGGCGGGTATCTGCAACACAGACTTAGAATTACTCAGAGGCTACTACCCCTATCGAGGTATCCTTGGTCACGAATTTGTCGGCATTGTCGAACGAGGGCCCGCAGACTTAGTAAATAAACGAGTCGTTGGCGAAATTAACGCCGCCTGCGGTAAGTGCCGTTTTTGCCTCAGCGAACAACCAACCCACTGCGAAAATCGCACCGTCTTGGGCATCGTCAACCGTAACGGGGCCTTTGCCGAATACCTGACTCTACCAGTCGCAAACCTTCACCCCGTACCCGATAGCGTATCCACCGATGCGGCAACCTTCACAGAACCAGTCGCCGCCGCTTTAGAAATTCAGCAACAAGTACCCATCAGTCCAGAGGATAAAGTTTTAGTCGTCGGAGATGGCAAACTCGGCCAACTCGTCGCCCAAACCATTGCCCTCACGGGTTGCGAACTGTTGGTTATTGGGCGACACCGCGAAAAATTAGGGAACTTGGAAGATCGCGGTATCAAAACTGGTTTTGCCGATGCCGTGAAAGACCGATATTTTGACATCTCCATCGAGTGTACTGGGAATCCAGAAGGGTTTGCGATCGCACGTCGCGCCTTGCGTCCCAGAGGAACTCTCGTCCTCAAAAGTACCTACGCCGGAGCCCTCAGCTTCGACGCTTCGGCCTTAGTTGTCGATGAAATTACCCTAATCGGTTCTCGCTGCGGCCCATTTAAACCCGCCTTACAGTTGTTAGCCCAAAATCAAGTTGATGTTAAACATCTCATTCACAGTCGCTATCCCTTAGATGAAGGACTTGTCGCCTTTGAAAAAGCACAAAGCCCTGGGGTGTTGAAAGTGTTACTAGAAATAGAATAA
- the cutA gene encoding divalent-cation tolerance protein CutA codes for MTSINYGVVLVTASSRVEAEAIAKALVESQLAACVSFTQIHSIYTWQGEINSESEWQLIIKTDLAKFDVLATKVRQLHSYEVPEIIALPIVAGNPAYLQWISEQVD; via the coding sequence ATGACCAGCATTAATTACGGGGTGGTACTGGTGACAGCCAGTTCGCGGGTGGAAGCGGAAGCGATCGCTAAGGCTTTAGTTGAAAGTCAGCTAGCGGCTTGTGTTAGTTTCACGCAAATCCACTCGATCTATACTTGGCAAGGCGAGATTAATTCAGAGTCAGAATGGCAGCTAATTATTAAAACTGATTTAGCCAAGTTTGATGTATTAGCAACAAAGGTGCGTCAACTCCATTCTTATGAAGTTCCGGAAATAATAGCTCTTCCTATTGTGGCTGGTAATCCGGCCTATCTTCAGTGGATTTCAGAACAAGTTGATTAA
- a CDS encoding inositol monophosphatase family protein, whose protein sequence is MWDSIFSFAQSTAARVGVQLLKDFGSVQASEKLDGSLVTQSDKWADAEIRDAIMSAFPSHGVLSEEGEHVFPGNEWCWIIDPLDGTTNFARGIPIWGISMGLLYQGVPVFGYVHLPPINQSFHGFWLGDSGLSGNSGAFLNDRQIHSSADALTSNHFFNICSRSIAVAPQIPAKIRMLGMASYNFLTVAAGAVLGGVEATPKIWDIAGSWVILKAADGVWIPLESEAIFPLEVGKNYGSRSYPTLVVSREELKSVFLPLMRG, encoded by the coding sequence ATGTGGGATTCAATTTTTAGTTTTGCCCAAAGTACGGCGGCTAGAGTCGGAGTACAATTGTTAAAGGATTTCGGTTCTGTCCAAGCTTCAGAAAAGTTAGATGGGAGTTTGGTAACTCAATCTGACAAGTGGGCGGATGCAGAAATTCGAGATGCAATTATGTCAGCTTTTCCTAGTCATGGAGTTTTAAGTGAAGAGGGAGAGCACGTTTTTCCAGGGAATGAATGGTGCTGGATAATTGACCCTTTGGATGGCACTACTAATTTTGCTAGAGGCATTCCTATTTGGGGAATCTCGATGGGTTTATTATATCAAGGAGTGCCTGTTTTTGGCTACGTACATTTGCCACCCATAAATCAATCTTTTCACGGTTTTTGGTTGGGAGATTCTGGACTTAGTGGCAATTCTGGAGCTTTTTTGAACGATCGACAAATTCATTCTAGTGCTGATGCGCTGACTTCAAATCACTTTTTTAACATTTGTTCGCGCAGTATCGCAGTTGCACCTCAGATTCCTGCTAAAATTCGGATGTTAGGAATGGCTAGTTACAATTTTTTAACGGTGGCGGCGGGTGCGGTTTTGGGTGGGGTAGAAGCTACGCCGAAGATTTGGGATATTGCGGGGAGTTGGGTGATTTTAAAAGCGGCTGATGGTGTTTGGATACCCTTGGAATCTGAGGCAATTTTTCCTTTGGAAGTTGGTAAGAATTATGGAAGTCGCTCGTATCCTACTTTAGTGGTGAGTCGGGAGGAATTGAAGTCAGTGTTTTTGCCGTTGATGAGGGGCTAA
- a CDS encoding ABC transporter ATP-binding protein — translation MRILWNYLKPYQWLAVLSLLLAGISQVLALVDPIIFGKIIDDYATQRRTKTDAELVSGVLVLLIIAVAIAVLSRLTKAIQEYMTRLVVQKFGTQIFNDGLRQTLRLTYQEFENQQSGETLALLLKVRSDTERFINSFINILFSSIVGVFFLVWYAVTKHWALVPVFVVGVLGLGGLTGLLSQKIKGQQRSIMRETSKSSGFITESLHNIELIKSLGLTFPEIRRLQGQTVKIFALEMEKVKQIRLLSFLQGTTLSLLKLSILFTLLWLIFRDVLSTGELIAMQFISVSIFAPLQELGNIILAYREAEASLQHFDQLMQKPIERRPESPIEIGLVNRLSFLNVVFRYQGASENSLDGISFAANLGDTIAFVGPSGSGKSTLVKLLVGLYQPNSGEVFYNDISTKDIRYNQVRRQIGFVTQETHLFAGTIKENLQFVQPDATDAEIIAALKQASCENLLTRSEQGINTIIGESGVKLSGGERQRISIARALIRQPRLLIFDEATSALDSLTEEQITETIKEISALKEQITILIAHRLSTIMHADRIFVLEKGRIVETGNHDELVNQKGLYYAMWRQQIGER, via the coding sequence ATGCGTATTCTCTGGAATTACCTAAAGCCTTATCAATGGCTTGCGGTTCTATCGTTATTACTAGCAGGTATCAGCCAGGTTCTAGCACTGGTAGACCCGATTATTTTTGGAAAAATCATTGATGATTACGCCACCCAACGGCGAACGAAAACGGATGCAGAGCTAGTCTCTGGGGTGCTGGTGCTGTTGATAATCGCCGTCGCTATTGCAGTATTATCACGACTTACCAAAGCTATACAAGAATACATGACCCGGCTGGTAGTGCAAAAATTTGGCACGCAGATATTTAACGACGGGTTACGACAAACACTCAGGCTTACCTATCAGGAATTTGAAAACCAGCAAAGCGGTGAAACGCTAGCCCTTTTGTTAAAGGTTCGCAGTGACACAGAACGCTTTATAAATTCGTTTATTAATATCCTGTTTTCGTCAATTGTCGGAGTGTTTTTTTTGGTTTGGTATGCTGTGACTAAACACTGGGCACTGGTACCCGTATTTGTAGTTGGCGTGTTGGGTTTAGGGGGATTAACCGGACTTTTGAGCCAAAAAATTAAAGGTCAACAGCGATCGATTATGCGCGAAACTTCTAAAAGTTCTGGGTTTATTACCGAGTCGCTGCATAACATTGAGCTGATCAAAAGTTTAGGGTTGACCTTCCCAGAAATTCGGCGTTTACAAGGACAAACTGTCAAAATATTTGCCCTGGAAATGGAGAAGGTCAAACAAATCCGGCTTTTATCATTTTTGCAGGGAACGACGCTTAGCTTGCTAAAGCTGTCGATTTTATTCACACTACTATGGCTCATTTTTCGAGATGTGTTGAGCACAGGCGAGTTAATTGCTATGCAATTTATTTCTGTTTCTATTTTTGCGCCGCTGCAAGAATTGGGTAACATCATTCTCGCCTATCGTGAAGCCGAAGCATCGTTACAGCACTTCGATCAACTGATGCAAAAACCGATTGAACGCCGACCTGAATCACCCATTGAGATTGGACTGGTGAATCGTTTGAGTTTCTTGAACGTTGTCTTTCGATATCAGGGGGCCTCTGAAAATTCCCTGGATGGGATTTCTTTTGCGGCAAATCTGGGGGATACAATTGCCTTTGTTGGCCCTTCAGGGTCGGGGAAATCAACATTGGTAAAATTGCTAGTTGGCTTGTACCAACCTAATAGCGGAGAAGTATTTTATAACGATATTTCTACCAAAGATATTCGCTACAATCAGGTGCGGCGACAAATTGGATTTGTAACCCAGGAAACTCATTTATTTGCAGGCACCATTAAGGAAAACCTCCAATTTGTCCAACCTGATGCCACCGATGCAGAAATTATTGCAGCACTCAAACAAGCATCCTGTGAGAATTTACTCACCCGATCTGAACAGGGTATAAATACAATAATTGGTGAAAGTGGTGTTAAATTATCGGGCGGTGAAAGGCAGCGAATTTCTATTGCCCGCGCCCTGATCCGTCAACCACGCCTGTTGATTTTTGATGAGGCAACATCTGCGTTAGATTCTCTGACCGAAGAACAGATTACTGAAACAATTAAAGAAATTTCAGCCTTGAAAGAGCAAATTACAATTTTGATTGCCCATCGATTGTCTACGATTATGCACGCCGATCGGATTTTTGTTTTGGAAAAAGGTCGAATTGTGGAGACTGGAAACCACGATGAACTGGTGAATCAGAAGGGGCTTTACTACGCTATGTGGCGACAGCAAATCGGAGAACGCTAA
- a CDS encoding ChaN family lipoprotein: MNKLKLTKLYALSLGLFLFCSSQALAEVTGNLQPQQTYTSQEILQQLAAANVVYLGETHDSLEDHQAQLKIIRELYRQNRKVAIALEMFQRPFQGAIDQYLAGKITEAELIEQTQYNQRWGFPWEYYAPILRFAKENQLPVLALNTPTEVTRKVAREGLESLTAEEKQHIPAPSEIRTDNAEYRQILLEIYQQHASEGHGSSAGFDRFFLAQTLWDETMAETIAQFITVKPNYQVVVLAGKGHIAYGYGIPSRVARRLSSRKLLQRSVLFFSASDSLSSTDRPIADFIWQHAE, translated from the coding sequence ATGAACAAACTTAAACTAACCAAACTCTACGCTTTGTCTCTAGGCTTGTTCCTATTCTGTAGCAGTCAAGCTTTGGCGGAAGTGACAGGGAACTTGCAACCGCAGCAGACATATACTAGCCAGGAGATTCTACAACAGTTGGCGGCGGCAAATGTCGTGTATCTGGGGGAAACTCACGACAGCCTCGAAGATCATCAAGCTCAACTGAAGATTATCAGAGAACTGTATCGGCAAAATCGCAAAGTTGCGATCGCACTGGAAATGTTTCAGCGTCCCTTTCAAGGTGCGATCGACCAATATTTAGCTGGTAAAATTACAGAAGCCGAATTAATCGAGCAAACCCAGTATAATCAAAGATGGGGATTTCCTTGGGAATATTACGCACCGATTTTGCGGTTTGCCAAGGAAAATCAACTGCCAGTATTAGCCTTGAATACACCCACAGAAGTAACGCGAAAAGTTGCCCGCGAAGGCTTAGAAAGTCTGACAGCAGAAGAAAAACAGCACATTCCCGCCCCCTCAGAAATTCGTACCGATAATGCTGAATATCGGCAAATATTGCTAGAGATTTATCAGCAACACGCCTCTGAGGGACATGGTTCTAGTGCTGGCTTCGATCGTTTTTTTCTAGCCCAAACCCTCTGGGATGAAACAATGGCAGAAACAATCGCTCAATTTATCACAGTTAAGCCTAATTATCAAGTAGTAGTGCTAGCAGGGAAAGGCCATATCGCCTATGGCTACGGCATTCCCAGCCGCGTCGCCAGACGTTTAAGTAGTAGAAAGTTACTGCAAAGATCGGTGCTGTTTTTTTCAGCCTCAGATAGCCTTTCGTCAACAGATCGACCTATTGCTGACTTCATCTGGCAGCACGCGGAATAG
- a CDS encoding BCD family MFS transporter, producing the protein MAIDGLPDPEFTESSSATIPTIKLLTMFRLGLFQMGLGIMSLLTLGVLNRLMIDELKVLPWIAAGAIAMHQFMSPARVWFGQMSDSKTIFGYHRTGFVWIGAALFTTTSFIALQVVWQLGGSLQATGWSPQTYSWAGVLALVFAFYGLVLSASSTPFAALLVDISDEDNRSKLIGVVWSMLMVGIVLGAIISSKLISRAEVCGADILSYNPSLGTPVTDLAKLQSSINPLFVIMPAVVFGLSLLATVGIEKKYSRFALRSSAVNREDKISLGKALKVLTASRQTGLFFSFLLVLTISLFMQDAIMEPYGGEVFGMCISETTKLNVPFGMGTLIGISGTGFLILPRLGKVKTTKMGCTAAAICFGLIILSGFTANAGLLKASLLFFGFSAGVLTAGATSLMLDLTAAETAGTFIGAWGLSQAMARGLATVIGGVVLNLGKVVFDAPVLAYGLVFALQAIGMVAAILLLGRVNVKEFRENANNAIASILENELD; encoded by the coding sequence ATGGCGATCGACGGTTTACCAGATCCAGAATTCACAGAGTCCAGCTCAGCAACAATTCCTACGATTAAACTGCTGACTATGTTCCGGCTGGGTTTGTTTCAGATGGGATTGGGCATTATGTCGCTGCTCACCCTGGGGGTACTCAATCGGCTGATGATTGATGAGCTTAAAGTCTTACCTTGGATTGCTGCGGGTGCGATCGCAATGCACCAATTCATGTCACCGGCGCGGGTGTGGTTCGGCCAAATGTCGGACTCAAAAACTATTTTTGGCTACCACCGCACCGGTTTTGTCTGGATTGGAGCCGCACTTTTCACGACAACATCATTCATCGCGCTGCAAGTAGTTTGGCAACTCGGCGGTAGTTTGCAGGCTACAGGATGGAGCCCGCAAACTTATAGTTGGGCGGGAGTTCTAGCGCTAGTTTTTGCTTTTTATGGTTTAGTTTTGAGTGCGAGTTCCACACCTTTTGCTGCTCTTTTAGTAGATATTTCTGATGAAGACAACCGCTCCAAATTAATTGGAGTTGTTTGGTCAATGCTCATGGTTGGTATTGTATTGGGAGCAATTATTAGCTCTAAATTAATCAGTCGAGCTGAAGTTTGTGGAGCAGATATTTTGTCATACAATCCCTCTCTAGGGACACCAGTTACAGATTTAGCAAAATTGCAAAGCTCAATTAATCCTCTATTTGTAATTATGCCGGCAGTTGTATTTGGTTTATCTTTACTGGCGACTGTCGGTATAGAAAAAAAATACTCTCGCTTTGCTTTGCGTTCCAGTGCGGTTAACAGAGAGGATAAAATTAGTTTAGGTAAGGCTTTGAAAGTATTGACTGCTAGCCGCCAAACTGGTTTATTTTTTAGCTTTCTGCTGGTGCTAACTATTAGTTTGTTCATGCAGGACGCGATTATGGAACCCTATGGCGGCGAAGTTTTCGGAATGTGTATTTCGGAAACCACAAAGTTGAATGTTCCTTTTGGTATGGGGACGCTGATCGGTATTAGTGGCACAGGTTTTTTGATTTTACCGCGTTTAGGTAAGGTGAAAACGACTAAGATGGGATGTACAGCGGCAGCGATTTGTTTTGGCTTAATTATTCTCTCTGGATTTACAGCCAACGCCGGATTACTAAAAGCTAGTTTGCTATTTTTTGGTTTTTCTGCTGGGGTATTGACTGCTGGTGCCACAAGTTTAATGCTGGATTTAACGGCGGCGGAAACTGCTGGTACTTTTATCGGTGCTTGGGGTTTATCTCAGGCAATGGCAAGGGGTTTAGCTACTGTCATCGGCGGCGTGGTTTTGAATTTAGGAAAGGTTGTTTTTGATGCCCCTGTGTTGGCTTATGGATTGGTTTTTGCGCTACAAGCTATAGGGATGGTGGCAGCAATTTTACTATTGGGGCGCGTAAATGTGAAAGAGTTTCGGGAGAATGCGAATAATGCGATCGCGTCTATTCTAGAAAATGAATTGGATTAA
- a CDS encoding NADPH-dependent FMN reductase, whose translation MINAPKILAFAGSTREASYNKLLVKIAASGARAASAEVTYVDFRDLPMPLFDEDLEAREGMPENARKFKELMIAHQGFLIASPEYNSSVTPVLKNAIDWASRPQPGEPGLVAFTDKVAVIMSASPGALGGLRGLVHLRSILGNINVFVLPDQKAVPKAYEAFNADGTMKDPKQQELVENLGAKLSNVLAKLIA comes from the coding sequence ATGATAAACGCACCAAAAATCCTTGCTTTTGCCGGCAGTACCCGCGAAGCATCCTACAACAAACTGCTGGTCAAAATTGCGGCTTCTGGGGCTAGAGCCGCCAGTGCTGAAGTGACTTATGTCGATTTCCGGGATTTGCCGATGCCACTATTTGATGAAGATTTGGAGGCCAGAGAGGGAATGCCAGAAAATGCCCGGAAATTTAAGGAATTGATGATAGCACATCAGGGGTTTTTGATTGCTTCTCCTGAGTATAACAGTTCAGTTACTCCTGTTTTGAAAAATGCAATCGATTGGGCATCTCGTCCGCAGCCTGGCGAACCGGGGTTGGTGGCTTTTACTGACAAAGTAGCAGTAATTATGAGTGCTTCACCTGGGGCATTGGGCGGTTTGCGAGGGTTAGTTCATTTGCGCTCGATTTTGGGCAATATTAATGTGTTTGTGCTGCCAGATCAGAAGGCAGTTCCTAAAGCCTATGAAGCTTTTAATGCTGATGGTACGATGAAAGATCCGAAACAGCAGGAGTTGGTTGAGAATCTTGGTGCAAAGTTATCAAATGTGTTAGCGAAATTAATCGCTTGA
- a CDS encoding DUF1963 domain-containing protein: MDITNFLQMFELTPIALHQDYLCRLLRTTIDIMRSDSGISLGGSRYGGSPDLPEGFEWPTHHLGLYRFLGQFNFAEIPQVNAGLPECGLLSLFVADDPDGESDLFWGDPGYIHAEFFTDITKLVPNVSPDSVARGSSCTITFRQTFDLPFDEYQVDEWSFHTDELCASYRDLRNALHHSEDYLLGYPSHCSLAYDPTPGAEWISLFTANSNDELDWSWHDGDKLMIFIEIERLKKHDFSNLRSDAG; this comes from the coding sequence ATGGACATAACAAACTTCTTGCAGATGTTTGAGCTAACACCGATCGCACTACACCAAGACTATTTATGTCGTCTTCTCCGCACCACGATAGATATTATGCGGTCTGACTCTGGGATTAGCTTGGGTGGAAGTCGTTATGGTGGTTCGCCTGATTTGCCAGAAGGATTCGAGTGGCCAACTCACCATCTCGGACTTTACCGCTTCCTTGGCCAGTTTAACTTTGCAGAAATTCCACAAGTTAATGCTGGTTTGCCTGAGTGCGGACTATTAAGCCTTTTCGTCGCTGATGATCCTGATGGTGAAAGCGATCTTTTTTGGGGAGATCCGGGCTATATTCATGCAGAATTCTTTACTGATATAACAAAACTTGTTCCTAATGTATCGCCTGATTCGGTTGCAAGAGGCTCTAGCTGCACAATCACATTTAGACAGACATTCGATCTCCCTTTTGACGAATATCAAGTTGACGAGTGGTCATTTCATACAGATGAGCTATGTGCATCTTATCGCGATCTTCGGAATGCTTTACACCACAGTGAAGACTATCTTCTCGGATATCCATCGCATTGTAGCCTTGCATACGATCCAACTCCGGGAGCAGAGTGGATTTCGCTATTTACAGCTAATTCCAATGACGAATTAGATTGGTCTTGGCACGATGGTGATAAGCTCATGATCTTCATAGAGATTGAACGCCTCAAAAAACACGACTTTTCAAATCTAAGATCGGACGCTGGTTAA
- a CDS encoding glycosyltransferase family 2 protein, translated as MDISKNDLALPLVSVIIPAYNAEVFIEKTLLSVLSQTYDNIEVVVVDDGSSDRTAEIVKSFTQQDRRIIFLQQSNAGVAAARNLAIEKSSGEYIAPIDADDIWYPQNLEKQVQCMLNSEPSVGLVYSWSLDIDREELLTGGFYNSTIEGEVYKPLIYKYFIGNASSSLIRRVCLEKVGGYNCQLKAENAQGCEDWDLYLRIAEYYQFKVVPEFLVGYRQITSSMSSNCAEMAKSHALIMADIRQRHPEIVPSIYNWSSSKFYIYFASKNKQSKNYKSTLVWLYKALKADWLMTILHHNFYLLTIDSILKLITQSFLPQFVEKSDSEIELDSASNSNSSGMTIADIERRMSIHKLLPSQVYERIRLKRLGNDIARD; from the coding sequence ATGGATATCTCTAAAAATGATTTGGCATTGCCTTTAGTTTCAGTTATTATACCAGCCTATAATGCTGAAGTTTTTATTGAAAAAACGCTCTTGTCTGTCTTATCTCAAACTTATGATAATATTGAGGTTGTGGTCGTTGATGATGGCTCTAGCGATCGCACTGCGGAAATAGTCAAATCTTTTACTCAACAAGATCGGCGCATTATCTTTCTGCAACAGTCTAATGCCGGAGTTGCAGCGGCTCGAAATTTAGCTATTGAAAAATCCAGTGGCGAATATATTGCACCCATTGATGCGGATGATATTTGGTATCCTCAAAACCTGGAAAAACAAGTGCAGTGTATGTTAAATTCTGAGCCATCGGTAGGATTAGTTTATTCTTGGTCGCTAGATATCGATCGAGAAGAATTACTAACAGGAGGATTCTACAATTCTACCATAGAAGGAGAAGTATACAAACCTCTAATTTATAAATATTTTATAGGCAATGCTAGCTCCTCCCTAATTCGCCGTGTTTGTTTAGAGAAAGTCGGCGGTTACAACTGTCAATTGAAAGCAGAAAATGCTCAAGGCTGTGAAGACTGGGATCTTTATCTCCGCATTGCGGAATATTATCAATTTAAAGTTGTTCCAGAGTTTCTAGTCGGCTATCGCCAGATTACTAGCAGTATGTCTTCCAACTGTGCAGAAATGGCAAAGTCTCACGCTTTAATTATGGCAGATATCCGGCAGCGTCACCCTGAGATTGTCCCTAGTATTTATAATTGGTCTAGCAGTAAATTTTATATCTACTTTGCCTCTAAAAATAAGCAAAGCAAGAATTATAAAAGTACCTTAGTTTGGCTATATAAAGCTTTGAAAGCAGATTGGCTAATGACTATTTTACATCATAACTTTTATCTGCTAACAATTGACAGTATATTAAAACTTATAACTCAATCATTTCTGCCTCAATTTGTAGAGAAATCTGATTCAGAAATAGAATTAGATTCAGCCTCAAACTCAAATAGCTCAGGGATGACAATTGCCGATATTGAGCGGCGAATGAGCATACACAAACTATTGCCATCCCAAGTTTATGAAAGAATTCGGTTAAAGAGATTGGGAAACGATATAGCTAGGGACTAG